The Scylla paramamosain isolate STU-SP2022 chromosome 39, ASM3559412v1, whole genome shotgun sequence genome includes a window with the following:
- the LOC135092008 gene encoding acidic leucine-rich nuclear phosphoprotein 32 family member B-like codes for MDPNKMRKKQDTEDDEHQSKKSKKDTEDHEEQYKKTKKDIEDHEKQDRKRKGTEDHRNQGQEEEEGHQGPREAGQDNQGHGKTTRIKTKRPREKPGKNEGKGGIWSAVNGLRDCIKKRNKQNNEDYEEQAKKEEHGET; via the coding sequence ATGGACCCcaacaagatgaggaagaagcaaGACACGGAGGACGATGAACACCAGagcaagaagagcaagaaagacACGGAGGACCACGAAGAGCAGtacaagaagacgaagaaggacaTCGAGGaccacgagaagcaggacaggaagaggaagggcacGGAGGACCACAGGAAccaaggacaagaagaggaagaaggacaccaaggaccacgagaagcaggacaagatAACCAAGGACATGGGAAGACCACGAGAATCAAGACAAAAAGACCAAGGGAGAAGccaggaaagaacgaaggaaagggtggaataTGGAGTGCTGTAAACGGATTAAGGGACTGCATCAAGAAGCGGAACAAGCAGAATAATGAAGACTACGAGGAACAGGCCAAAAAGGAGGAGCACGGAGAAACGTGA